One Verrucomicrobiia bacterium DNA window includes the following coding sequences:
- a CDS encoding SDR family NAD(P)-dependent oxidoreductase, with protein sequence MNTCKNAVVTGAGSGVGQAVALALVRAGWQVALVGRRTAALQATAALAGPAADRMALFPCDVGNESAVAAMGQSVLAQWGAVEVLVNAAGTNVPQRSLELLSREDYHLMINTNLHGAYYCVQAFLPHMRQRGSGTIVNVISDAARQASPKAGPAYSMSKFGLLGLTQAINAEERTRGIRACAILPGDIDTPLLDRRPQPPDATARARMLQPEDVAACVLLAIELPPRAIVEELLIRPR encoded by the coding sequence ATGAATACCTGCAAGAATGCCGTCGTCACCGGCGCAGGCAGCGGGGTGGGACAGGCAGTTGCCCTGGCCCTCGTGCGCGCCGGGTGGCAGGTGGCCCTGGTGGGCCGTCGCACCGCCGCCCTGCAGGCCACCGCGGCCCTGGCCGGCCCCGCCGCAGACCGCATGGCCCTTTTTCCCTGCGATGTGGGCAACGAATCCGCCGTCGCCGCCATGGGGCAATCCGTGTTGGCGCAATGGGGGGCGGTGGAAGTCCTGGTCAATGCCGCCGGCACCAACGTGCCCCAACGCAGCCTGGAGCTGCTCTCCCGCGAGGACTATCACCTGATGATCAACACCAACCTGCATGGCGCTTATTACTGCGTGCAGGCCTTTCTCCCGCACATGCGACAACGCGGCTCCGGCACCATCGTCAATGTGATTTCTGACGCCGCCCGCCAGGCCAGCCCCAAGGCCGGACCCGCTTATTCCATGTCCAAATTTGGCCTCCTGGGGCTGACCCAGGCCATCAATGCCGAGGAACGCACCCGCGGCATTCGCGCCTGCGCCATCCTGCCCGGCGACATTGACACCCCCCTGCTCGACCGCCGTCCCCAGCCCCCGGACGCCACCGCCCGCGCCCGCATGTTGCAACCCGAAGACGTGGCCGCTTGCGTGCTGCTCGCCATCGAGCTGCCGCCCCGGGCCATTGTGGAAGAACTATTGATTCGTCCCCGCTGA
- a CDS encoding sugar phosphate isomerase/epimerase, translating into MTPCWPDATVHKAAEYESRPVSRRSALQTTLTATAAMMAAAASPGGAQPGPAANPLRASPTLYNMKKSINLWAFPYPEKMNLRQCLQLAKDAGFDAVELNYDLENDLSPKAGSKEYAAIRKMAEQIGIAISGLCSFLFWPYPLTSNDPAKRARGLELAQLIAMAAHDLGVENVLVVPGAVHIPWRTDHEPVPNDLCDQRARQAVGQLLKTAEKLGVYLNIENIFFNGYLLSPFEMNQFVDSFQSEHVRVHFDTGNIMQYQFPEHWIPILGHRIRNTHFKEFSKKSTDHSLETFRPLLDGTTNWPAVMEALKKVNYTGYLTFEYFHPYQHYPEALIYHTSDALDRILGRKG; encoded by the coding sequence ATGACACCCTGTTGGCCGGATGCCACCGTGCACAAGGCGGCCGAATATGAGAGCCGGCCGGTGAGCCGCCGCTCGGCTTTGCAAACCACCCTGACGGCCACGGCGGCGATGATGGCGGCGGCTGCGAGTCCCGGCGGGGCGCAGCCCGGCCCGGCGGCCAATCCGCTGCGCGCCTCACCCACCTTGTACAACATGAAAAAGTCCATCAATCTGTGGGCTTTTCCCTATCCGGAGAAGATGAATCTCCGGCAGTGCCTGCAGCTTGCCAAGGACGCCGGGTTTGACGCTGTGGAACTGAATTACGATTTGGAGAATGACCTGTCCCCGAAGGCGGGTTCCAAGGAGTATGCGGCGATTCGCAAGATGGCTGAGCAAATAGGGATTGCCATCAGCGGCTTGTGCAGTTTTTTGTTCTGGCCGTATCCGTTGACCAGCAATGACCCGGCGAAGCGGGCTCGGGGTCTGGAGCTGGCGCAGCTCATTGCCATGGCTGCGCATGACTTGGGGGTTGAAAATGTGCTGGTGGTGCCGGGGGCGGTTCACATACCGTGGCGCACGGATCACGAGCCGGTGCCCAATGATCTGTGTGATCAAAGAGCCCGGCAGGCGGTGGGACAACTGCTGAAAACGGCCGAGAAACTGGGGGTTTACCTCAACATCGAAAACATCTTTTTCAATGGGTATTTGCTGTCGCCCTTTGAAATGAATCAGTTTGTGGATTCCTTCCAATCCGAGCATGTCCGGGTGCATTTCGACACGGGCAACATCATGCAGTATCAATTTCCGGAGCACTGGATTCCCATCCTGGGACACCGGATCCGCAATACGCACTTCAAGGAATTCAGCAAGAAGTCCACGGATCATTCCCTGGAAACCTTCCGTCCCTTGTTGGACGGCACGACCAACTGGCCGGCGGTCATGGAGGCCCTGAAGAAGGTCAATTATACGGGCTATCTGACATTCGAGTATTTCCACCCCTACCAGCATTATCCCGAGGCGTTGATTTACCACACCAGCGATGCGCTGGATCGGATTCTGGGCCGCAAAGGCTGA
- the gcvT gene encoding glycine cleavage system aminomethyltransferase GcvT yields MSGLKRTPLFGAHLRRQARMVEFGGWEMPVQYTSIVEEHLCVRRAAGIFDISHMGEVRCQGPAATAFLNELLTNDIRKLGVGQGQYTLMCNPRGGVVDDLYVFRRGEQDFLLVINASRIEADWNWMQERCQAFPHHADVHLENQSDLTGAVAIQGPATVHFIQACLQGPATAGAAVASVTELKKNQIARFAFQGMPVWVSRTGYTGEDGFEVYTSASLIESLWEACLEAGRAAGLQPAGLGARDTLRTEMGYPLYGHELDENTTPLEAGLKMFVALDKGPFVGRAVLEEQARLGPARRCVAFKMPEKQPPPRPGYPIWVPGLPAPAGQVVSGTQSPSLGVGIGMGYVPAAYALPHTMLEIEIRGRRIPAEIVPKPLYRPPTTA; encoded by the coding sequence ATGAGTGGCCTGAAACGCACGCCGTTATTCGGCGCCCATCTCCGGCGCCAGGCGCGAATGGTGGAGTTTGGCGGGTGGGAGATGCCCGTCCAATATACCAGCATCGTGGAAGAGCATCTTTGCGTGCGGCGGGCCGCCGGCATTTTCGACATCTCCCACATGGGGGAAGTCCGCTGCCAGGGGCCTGCCGCCACGGCCTTTCTCAATGAACTCCTGACCAATGACATCCGCAAACTCGGTGTCGGTCAGGGCCAATACACCCTCATGTGCAACCCCCGCGGCGGCGTGGTGGACGACCTCTATGTTTTCCGCCGGGGCGAACAGGACTTTCTCCTGGTCATCAACGCCTCCCGCATCGAGGCGGACTGGAACTGGATGCAGGAGCGCTGCCAGGCCTTTCCCCACCACGCCGATGTGCATCTGGAAAACCAGTCAGACCTCACAGGCGCCGTCGCAATTCAGGGCCCCGCCACCGTCCATTTCATCCAGGCCTGCCTGCAGGGTCCGGCTACGGCCGGTGCGGCAGTGGCCAGTGTCACCGAACTGAAAAAAAATCAAATCGCGCGCTTTGCCTTTCAAGGCATGCCCGTCTGGGTCTCCCGCACCGGTTACACGGGGGAGGATGGCTTCGAAGTGTACACCAGCGCCTCGCTCATCGAATCTCTTTGGGAGGCCTGTCTCGAGGCCGGCCGGGCGGCCGGACTGCAACCGGCCGGGTTGGGCGCCCGCGACACCCTCCGCACCGAAATGGGGTATCCGCTCTACGGGCACGAGCTGGACGAAAACACCACCCCCCTGGAAGCGGGTTTGAAAATGTTTGTGGCGCTGGACAAGGGGCCATTTGTCGGGCGCGCCGTGCTGGAAGAACAGGCGCGGCTGGGCCCCGCCCGCCGCTGTGTGGCGTTCAAGATGCCCGAAAAACAGCCCCCCCCGCGCCCGGGGTATCCCATCTGGGTGCCCGGACTTCCTGCGCCGGCCGGTCAGGTGGTCAGCGGCACCCAAAGCCCCTCCCTGGGGGTGGGCATCGGCATGGGCTACGTGCCGGCGGCCTACGCCCTGCCCCATACCATGCTGGAAATTGAAATACGTGGCCGGCGAATCCCCGCGGAAATTGTGCCCAAGCCCCTTTATCGCCCCCCCACAACCGCCTAA
- the hisC gene encoding histidinol-phosphate transaminase yields MKLNAALKDLPVYQPGRPIEEVARELGLPAEDIIKLASNENPLGPSPKALRAMAKAVPQVNLYPDGNAYYLKQKLAAKLGLTPQHIILGNGSNEIIEFLGHALVEPGAEVVVSQYCFAIYPIITKMFGGTVVEVPAKNYGHDLPAMLRAITPRTRVLFIANPNNPTGTRASNRALQQLVREAPEQVMVVLDEAYIEFLEDPADFLPVLRAGKQRNLMLMRTFSKIYGLAGLRLGYGLGHPEIVAALEKIRQPFNINSVAQAAALAALDDTRHVERTRRVNRQGLAYYGEVLEKMGLKYIPSAANFVLVQVGEGQRVFEAMQRRGVITRPMGGYRLPEWLRISIGTPAENRRCVAALREALEEIRPCSTQP; encoded by the coding sequence ATGAAGCTCAATGCTGCACTAAAGGACCTGCCGGTTTATCAGCCGGGCCGCCCGATTGAAGAGGTGGCGCGGGAACTGGGGTTACCGGCGGAGGACATCATCAAGCTGGCCTCGAATGAGAATCCGCTGGGGCCGTCCCCCAAGGCCCTGCGGGCCATGGCCAAAGCCGTGCCGCAGGTGAACCTTTACCCGGATGGCAATGCGTATTACCTCAAGCAAAAGCTGGCGGCCAAACTGGGTCTGACGCCCCAGCATATCATTCTGGGCAATGGTTCGAATGAGATCATTGAGTTTCTGGGCCATGCGCTGGTGGAGCCGGGGGCGGAGGTGGTCGTGAGCCAGTATTGTTTCGCCATCTACCCCATCATCACCAAGATGTTTGGGGGCACGGTGGTGGAGGTGCCGGCCAAAAATTACGGCCACGATTTGCCGGCCATGCTGCGGGCGATCACGCCGCGCACGCGGGTCCTGTTCATTGCCAACCCCAATAACCCCACTGGCACGCGGGCTTCCAATCGCGCGCTGCAACAACTGGTGCGGGAGGCGCCCGAGCAGGTGATGGTGGTGTTGGACGAGGCCTACATTGAGTTTCTCGAGGATCCGGCTGATTTTCTGCCAGTTCTGCGGGCGGGCAAGCAGCGCAACCTGATGCTCATGCGGACTTTCTCCAAAATCTACGGCCTGGCCGGGCTCCGGCTGGGCTACGGGCTGGGCCATCCGGAGATAGTGGCGGCCCTGGAGAAAATTCGCCAGCCGTTCAACATCAACAGCGTGGCGCAGGCAGCGGCACTGGCCGCGTTGGACGACACCCGGCACGTGGAACGGACCCGGCGGGTCAACCGGCAGGGGCTGGCCTATTACGGGGAGGTCTTGGAGAAAATGGGGCTGAAATACATTCCCTCGGCCGCAAATTTTGTACTGGTGCAAGTGGGGGAGGGGCAGCGAGTATTCGAGGCCATGCAACGGCGGGGGGTCATTACACGTCCGATGGGCGGCTATCGTTTGCCGGAGTGGCTGCGGATTTCGATTGGCACACCGGCGGAGAATCGTCGTTGTGTGGCGGCGCTGCGCGAGGCGCTGGAGGAAATCCGGCCCTGCTCCACGCAACCCTGA
- a CDS encoding thiamine pyrophosphate-binding protein, with protein sequence MRKKAPARKRAEVGRLMQGSEIFVEALEREGVEVIFAYPGGASMELHQALTRSKQIRTILPRHEQGGSFAASGYARATGKAGVCMTTSGPGATNLVTAIADAYMDSVPLICITGQVVTSMIGRGAFQETDVFGMTLPIVKHSYLITDIADVPRIVKEAFHIATTGRPGPVVIDFPKNIQQAKTQPVWPTEVNLPGYPPPPEPDEVALNEIIGLIEKAERPVIYCGGGIITAHAHKELLEFAELTQIPVTTTLMGIGGFPETHPLSLRWLGMHGAAYANWAVNGEQRKEKRADGTEQVVTVAPGADLLLALAARFDDRVTGKFDKFCEHGTIVHIDIDASEHNKNRKVHLALQCDIKAALGRLVAMIKRRGIRKRFDAWHQQIARWKEKAPFRYQITEEVLRSDHMRDHMQGQEKEVILQQHVIEVLYELTGGDAIITTGVGQHQMWAGQWYKYTRPRQFITSGGLGAMGFGYPAALGVKVACPDKEVIDIDGDGSFLMNVQELATAHIEKIPAKAIILNNQHLGMVVQWEDRFYQGNRGHTYLGDPEKREAIYPDWVTICKGFNVPCERVMYRKDLRGAVERMLAAKEPYVLDIIVPYTEHVLPFIPAGRTVADMII encoded by the coding sequence ATGCGCAAGAAGGCTCCGGCACGCAAGCGCGCGGAGGTGGGACGGTTAATGCAGGGCAGCGAGATTTTCGTGGAAGCCCTGGAGCGTGAAGGGGTGGAGGTGATTTTTGCCTATCCCGGCGGCGCCAGCATGGAGTTGCATCAGGCGCTGACCCGGTCGAAGCAGATTCGCACCATTCTGCCGCGGCATGAGCAGGGGGGCTCCTTTGCCGCCAGCGGATATGCGCGGGCGACGGGCAAGGCGGGCGTGTGCATGACCACCAGCGGGCCGGGCGCGACCAACTTGGTGACCGCCATAGCGGATGCGTACATGGACAGTGTGCCGTTGATTTGCATTACCGGCCAGGTGGTGACCTCGATGATTGGCCGGGGCGCCTTCCAGGAGACGGACGTGTTTGGGATGACCCTGCCCATCGTCAAGCACAGCTATCTGATCACGGACATTGCCGATGTGCCGCGGATCGTCAAGGAGGCCTTCCATATCGCCACCACCGGCCGGCCCGGCCCGGTGGTCATTGACTTTCCCAAGAACATCCAGCAGGCCAAAACCCAGCCGGTGTGGCCGACCGAGGTGAACCTGCCCGGATACCCGCCGCCGCCGGAGCCGGATGAAGTGGCGTTGAACGAGATCATCGGGCTGATTGAGAAGGCGGAGCGGCCGGTGATTTATTGCGGTGGCGGGATTATTACCGCCCACGCCCACAAGGAATTGCTGGAGTTTGCGGAGCTGACCCAGATTCCCGTCACCACCACGCTGATGGGGATTGGCGGATTTCCGGAGACGCATCCGCTGTCGTTGCGGTGGCTGGGGATGCATGGGGCCGCCTATGCCAACTGGGCGGTGAATGGGGAGCAGCGCAAGGAGAAGCGGGCGGACGGCACGGAGCAGGTGGTCACGGTGGCGCCGGGGGCGGATTTGCTGCTGGCGTTGGCCGCGCGTTTTGATGATCGCGTGACCGGGAAGTTCGACAAGTTCTGCGAGCATGGCACGATTGTGCACATTGACATTGACGCCAGTGAGCACAACAAGAATCGGAAGGTGCATCTGGCGCTGCAATGTGACATCAAGGCCGCCCTGGGGCGGCTGGTGGCGATGATCAAGCGGCGGGGCATCCGCAAGCGATTTGATGCCTGGCATCAGCAGATTGCCCGGTGGAAGGAGAAGGCCCCGTTCCGTTATCAGATTACGGAGGAAGTCCTGCGTTCCGATCACATGCGGGATCACATGCAGGGACAGGAGAAGGAAGTGATTTTGCAGCAGCATGTCATCGAAGTGCTGTATGAGCTGACCGGCGGGGACGCCATCATCACCACCGGGGTGGGGCAGCATCAGATGTGGGCCGGCCAGTGGTACAAATACACGCGGCCGCGGCAGTTCATCACCAGCGGCGGATTGGGGGCCATGGGCTTCGGCTACCCGGCGGCGTTGGGGGTGAAGGTGGCGTGCCCGGACAAGGAGGTGATTGATATTGATGGCGATGGCTCGTTCCTGATGAACGTGCAGGAGCTGGCCACGGCGCACATTGAGAAGATTCCCGCCAAGGCCATCATTCTGAACAACCAGCACCTGGGCATGGTGGTGCAGTGGGAGGATCGTTTCTATCAGGGCAATCGCGGCCACACCTATCTGGGGGACCCGGAGAAGCGTGAGGCCATTTACCCGGACTGGGTGACCATTTGCAAAGGTTTCAACGTTCCCTGCGAGCGGGTGATGTACCGCAAAGATTTGCGGGGCGCGGTGGAGCGGATGCTGGCCGCCAAGGAGCCGTATGTGCTGGACATCATCGTGCCCTATACCGAGCACGTGTTGCCGTTCATTCCGGCGGGGCGGACGGTGGCGGACATGATCATCTGA
- a CDS encoding thymidylate kinase — protein MKTFAELGFPGRLIAVEGLDGSGKSTQIYLLKRWLEVQGLKVFFSEWNSSELVKSATSKGKKRELLTPTTFSLIHATDFADRYERHLVPLLRAGYLVLCDRYIFTAFARDTVRGCPMDWVRGIYSFANLPDITFFFRANLEVSLNRILSGRPQLKYFEAGMDMRLSSDPYESFRIFQGRLLERYLAMSTEFKFTVIDANQPIEAQQSLVRQLVAARIDLKSFARESAVHISV, from the coding sequence ATGAAGACCTTTGCGGAACTTGGTTTCCCTGGAAGATTGATTGCCGTTGAGGGCCTGGACGGCTCCGGGAAATCCACCCAGATTTATTTGCTCAAACGGTGGCTGGAGGTGCAGGGATTGAAGGTCTTTTTCAGCGAATGGAACTCCTCCGAGCTGGTGAAATCGGCCACGAGCAAGGGGAAAAAGCGCGAGCTGCTGACGCCCACCACCTTCAGTCTCATCCACGCCACCGATTTTGCCGATCGTTATGAGCGGCATCTGGTGCCGCTGTTGCGGGCCGGATATCTGGTGCTTTGTGACCGCTACATTTTCACGGCTTTTGCCCGGGACACGGTGCGGGGGTGCCCGATGGACTGGGTGCGCGGCATTTACAGCTTTGCCAACCTGCCGGACATCACCTTTTTCTTTCGGGCCAACCTGGAGGTGTCCCTGAATCGGATCCTCAGCGGCCGTCCGCAGCTCAAATACTTTGAAGCGGGGATGGATATGCGGCTGTCATCGGATCCTTATGAGAGTTTCCGCATTTTCCAGGGGCGGCTCCTTGAGCGTTACCTGGCGATGAGCACTGAATTCAAATTTACCGTCATTGATGCCAACCAGCCCATCGAGGCCCAGCAATCGCTGGTGCGCCAACTGGTGGCGGCCCGGATTGATTTGAAATCCTTCGCGCGCGAAAGCGCGGTGCACATTTCCGTTTGA
- a CDS encoding trypsin-like peptidase domain-containing protein, giving the protein MQPAGWKSVVCLVTGLMLLPLYAAEEVDVRRDATVVAIEKVMPAVVNIATETVVPTRHPLEELLREFYDPYYRRMPQRQYSLGSGVVIDEEGYVLTNDHVVRRASRIMVRFADNREFECDRVVTSTKSDVALLKIRCKPGERFAAVRFAADDDLLLGETVIALGNPFGLGGSVSRGILSSKNRRPLTGNEPMDVADWLQTDAAINPGNSGGPLINLRGELIGINVAVYREGQGIGFAIPIKMVSEALAESFTPENLKGLWFGARVKPGAFPLAVTNLMEGSPAARAGLKEGDQILAVDGQPVHSFIEFNRLLLRSGEDRDIPLRIKRDRTETTLRVRLVPEKSFFNEKLIERRLGATLQEMTPELADRWGLPHGSGLWVAAVEKDGPAERAGLERGMILLAVEEEAATDVVTTAKMIHSRKAGDALNLQVLVPRRRGSFLTIQQAVVKVKLR; this is encoded by the coding sequence ATGCAACCTGCAGGTTGGAAATCCGTCGTCTGCCTGGTCACGGGTTTGATGCTTTTGCCCCTGTACGCCGCCGAGGAGGTGGACGTGCGGCGGGATGCCACCGTGGTGGCCATCGAAAAAGTCATGCCCGCCGTGGTGAACATTGCCACCGAAACCGTCGTGCCCACCCGCCATCCCCTGGAGGAGCTGCTGCGCGAGTTCTATGACCCCTATTATCGGCGCATGCCCCAGCGCCAATACAGCCTTGGCTCGGGCGTCGTGATTGATGAAGAGGGGTATGTGCTCACCAACGACCACGTCGTGCGCCGCGCCAGCCGCATCATGGTGCGGTTTGCCGACAACCGCGAGTTTGAATGCGACCGCGTCGTCACCTCCACCAAAAGTGACGTGGCCCTCTTAAAAATCCGCTGCAAACCGGGTGAGCGTTTTGCTGCCGTTCGTTTTGCCGCCGATGACGATTTGTTGCTGGGCGAGACGGTGATTGCCCTGGGCAACCCATTTGGCTTGGGCGGCTCGGTGAGCCGGGGCATTCTTAGCTCCAAAAACCGGCGCCCACTGACCGGCAATGAACCCATGGACGTCGCCGACTGGCTGCAAACCGATGCCGCCATCAATCCCGGCAACAGCGGCGGGCCGCTCATCAACCTGCGGGGCGAATTAATCGGCATCAATGTGGCCGTCTATCGCGAAGGCCAGGGCATCGGTTTCGCCATCCCCATCAAAATGGTCTCCGAGGCCCTGGCGGAAAGTTTTACCCCGGAAAATTTGAAAGGCCTCTGGTTCGGGGCCCGCGTCAAACCCGGGGCTTTTCCCCTGGCCGTCACCAACCTCATGGAAGGCAGCCCCGCCGCCAGGGCCGGCTTGAAGGAAGGCGATCAGATTCTCGCTGTGGATGGCCAGCCCGTGCACAGCTTCATCGAGTTCAACCGTCTGCTCCTGCGTTCGGGGGAGGATCGGGACATCCCCTTGCGAATCAAGCGGGACCGCACGGAAACCACCCTCCGGGTGCGTCTGGTGCCCGAAAAAAGCTTCTTCAACGAAAAATTGATCGAACGCCGCCTCGGCGCGACCCTCCAGGAAATGACCCCTGAACTGGCCGACCGCTGGGGCCTCCCCCACGGCAGCGGCCTGTGGGTGGCCGCCGTGGAAAAAGACGGTCCGGCCGAACGGGCGGGTTTGGAACGGGGCATGATTCTCCTGGCCGTGGAAGAGGAAGCGGCCACCGATGTGGTCACTACGGCCAAAATGATTCACTCCCGCAAAGCGGGTGACGCCCTGAATCTCCAGGTGCTCGTCCCCCGGCGCCGCGGCTCGTTCTTGACCATCCAGCAGGCGGTGGTCAAGGTCAAGTTGCGCTAG
- a CDS encoding ROK family protein — MSEPAKQEYLVGVDLGGTKILAGVFTTSLKLMGTAKLSTKANRGPDAVIDRIARCVQDAVDECDLELKQVRGVGVGAPGSIDPEAGKVIFSPNMPGWENIALKKELEKRLDVPTFVENDCNVCTLGVYEAELNAKPKHVIGIFVGTGIGGGLIIDGKLFSGYNLTAGEVGHMVLEVNGPKCGCGNKGCFEALASRTAIFRRIQTAVKEGQKTVLTDMLGASLDDLRSGDLRKAIRRGDKFVEKVVEEAAEYIGIAVGNLINIINPEVIVLGGGVLDALEDEMMAIIIETAQDYAMPGTAKGIEIIASKLGDEAGITGGAVLARRMLKAQGKN, encoded by the coding sequence ATGAGCGAACCGGCAAAACAAGAATATCTGGTGGGCGTGGACCTCGGCGGCACGAAGATTCTGGCCGGGGTTTTCACCACGTCCCTTAAATTGATGGGCACGGCCAAATTGAGCACCAAGGCCAATCGCGGGCCAGACGCGGTGATTGACCGGATTGCGCGTTGCGTGCAGGACGCGGTGGATGAGTGTGATCTGGAGCTCAAACAAGTGCGGGGTGTGGGTGTGGGTGCGCCCGGTTCGATTGATCCCGAAGCGGGCAAGGTCATTTTTTCCCCCAACATGCCCGGGTGGGAGAATATAGCTCTGAAGAAGGAATTGGAGAAACGGCTGGATGTGCCTACTTTCGTTGAAAACGACTGCAACGTATGCACGCTGGGCGTGTATGAGGCCGAGCTTAACGCCAAACCCAAACACGTGATTGGCATTTTCGTGGGGACGGGTATTGGGGGTGGTTTGATCATCGACGGCAAGCTGTTCAGCGGTTACAACCTCACCGCCGGCGAAGTGGGCCACATGGTGCTGGAGGTCAATGGCCCCAAATGCGGCTGCGGCAATAAAGGATGTTTCGAGGCGCTGGCCAGTCGTACAGCCATCTTTCGCCGCATTCAGACTGCTGTGAAAGAGGGGCAGAAGACTGTGCTTACCGACATGCTGGGAGCCAGTCTGGACGATCTGCGCAGCGGTGATTTGCGCAAGGCCATCCGCCGCGGCGATAAATTTGTGGAGAAGGTCGTGGAGGAGGCGGCCGAATACATCGGCATTGCGGTGGGCAATCTGATCAACATCATCAATCCGGAAGTTATCGTGCTGGGGGGCGGTGTGCTGGATGCCCTGGAAGACGAGATGATGGCCATCATCATCGAGACGGCGCAAGATTACGCCATGCCCGGGACGGCCAAAGGCATTGAAATTATTGCCTCGAAACTGGGCGATGAGGCGGGCATTACCGGCGGGGCCGTGCTGGCCCGTCGCATGCTCAAGGCGCAGGGCAAGAACTGA
- a CDS encoding response regulator, with amino-acid sequence MQTPSGKPASPTPEPVTIYVAEDDPHLKELTALLLESAGWSYLTFNSGEAALAAFRNAPVKPRLVISDFSMGARLINGVQFLAECKRLSPTTKAFLVSGTVEEKDIRVDGRPVDYFMSKPFKTGDFLRAVSQLLAQTGADLQPPQSRL; translated from the coding sequence ATGCAAACGCCATCAGGCAAGCCAGCAAGCCCAACTCCTGAGCCGGTCACCATCTATGTGGCCGAGGACGACCCGCATTTGAAGGAACTGACCGCCCTGCTGCTCGAATCGGCGGGCTGGTCCTATCTGACGTTTAATTCCGGCGAGGCCGCCCTGGCGGCCTTCCGGAATGCCCCCGTCAAGCCCCGCTTGGTGATCAGCGATTTCTCCATGGGCGCCCGCCTGATCAATGGCGTGCAATTCCTGGCCGAGTGCAAGCGGCTCTCCCCCACCACCAAGGCCTTCCTGGTCAGCGGCACCGTCGAGGAAAAAGACATCCGCGTGGATGGACGCCCCGTGGATTATTTCATGAGCAAGCCCTTCAAAACCGGGGATTTCCTCCGGGCCGTCAGCCAGTTGCTGGCCCAAACCGGCGCCGACCTCCAACCGCCTCAGTCCCGCTTGTAA
- a CDS encoding thymidylate kinase, which translates to MPARNSSKRPPRSSAATRPPSVTVPDIVVPKPRPRSFYGHGLPNVDSSHLQGRLIVVEGADGSGRSTQIRLLVEWLEGSGHATVQVGLKRSELVRDELEQAQRGNILSRRTFSLFYATDFADQLENTIIPALTAGFIVLADRYIYTLMARDLVRGLEEEWLKNLYGIAPIPDAVFYLNVSPEILVQRNFAKNYHLDYWESGMDLGLSRDMFDSFLKYQSLISEKFLLLQRIYGFTIVDGNLPPEQINRELRRRIEEVLAGKSLQKTAAGAS; encoded by the coding sequence ATGCCTGCCCGCAATTCCAGCAAACGTCCGCCCCGATCGTCCGCTGCGACGAGGCCTCCCTCCGTAACGGTGCCGGACATCGTTGTGCCCAAGCCGCGGCCGCGCTCCTTCTATGGCCATGGCCTGCCGAATGTGGATTCTTCGCATCTGCAAGGCCGATTGATTGTGGTCGAGGGCGCAGATGGTTCCGGCCGTTCCACGCAAATCCGGCTGTTGGTGGAGTGGCTTGAGGGCAGCGGTCACGCGACGGTGCAGGTGGGGTTGAAACGTTCCGAGCTGGTGCGTGATGAACTGGAGCAGGCCCAGCGCGGCAACATTCTCAGCCGCCGCACGTTCAGTCTGTTTTACGCCACGGACTTTGCCGATCAGTTGGAGAACACCATCATTCCGGCGTTGACGGCCGGGTTCATTGTGCTGGCCGATAGATATATTTACACGCTCATGGCGCGTGATCTGGTGCGGGGGCTGGAGGAGGAATGGCTGAAGAACCTCTATGGCATTGCGCCCATTCCGGACGCGGTCTTTTATCTGAATGTTTCGCCGGAGATTCTGGTGCAGCGCAACTTTGCCAAGAACTACCATTTGGACTATTGGGAGAGCGGCATGGATTTGGGGCTGAGCCGGGACATGTTTGACAGTTTCTTGAAGTACCAGTCGCTCATCTCGGAAAAATTTCTCCTACTGCAGCGCATCTACGGCTTTACCATCGTTGACGGCAACCTGCCGCCCGAGCAAATCAACCGGGAGCTGCGCCGCCGCATTGAGGAAGTGCTGGCGGGCAAGAGCCTGCAGAAGACGGCGGCAGGGGCGTCCTGA
- the gcvH gene encoding glycine cleavage system protein GcvH — MSQNVPESLKYTKSHEWVRLENGLAIIGITDHAQHELTELVFVELPAVGRKVTAGEAFAVVESVKTASDVYAPIGGEVVEVNTAVTQNPGLINSEPYTGGWLVKLKPANPAEVEQLMNAADYRALIGV, encoded by the coding sequence ATGAGCCAAAACGTACCCGAATCCCTGAAATACACCAAATCCCACGAGTGGGTCCGGCTGGAGAATGGCCTGGCCATTATCGGCATCACCGACCACGCCCAACACGAGCTGACCGAGCTGGTCTTCGTCGAGCTGCCGGCCGTGGGAAGAAAGGTCACCGCGGGCGAGGCTTTTGCCGTGGTGGAATCCGTAAAGACCGCCAGTGATGTGTACGCGCCCATTGGCGGCGAAGTGGTCGAAGTCAATACCGCCGTCACCCAAAACCCCGGTCTGATCAACAGCGAACCTTACACCGGCGGCTGGCTGGTCAAGCTCAAGCCGGCCAATCCGGCGGAAGTGGAGCAGTTGATGAACGCTGCGGATTATCGCGCGCTGATTGGCGTCTAA